In one Staphylococcus lutrae genomic region, the following are encoded:
- a CDS encoding metal ABC transporter permease: MSFVQHLFEYQFLSRAMLTAVLVGIVCGVVGCLIILRGLSLMGDAMSHAVLPGVALSFLIHIPMFIGALVTGMLSSIIIGYISDTSKTKKDAAIGITFTTFLALGIVLISVIHSATDLYHILFGNILAITQSAFYTTLFVSMIVLALIFILYRPLKMSTFDPIFSRMSGLNTKVIHYFMMLLLALVIVASVQTVGVILVVALLITPASTAFLIAKKLSTMMLISSIFSVISSTLGIYISFKLNLPSGAVIVLISAVLYALTFSIIKLKSKLHKGVIQTS; the protein is encoded by the coding sequence ATGTCGTTCGTTCAACACCTTTTTGAATATCAATTCTTATCTCGCGCCATGTTGACTGCTGTACTGGTTGGTATCGTATGTGGTGTCGTCGGTTGCTTAATTATTTTAAGAGGCTTATCACTCATGGGAGACGCAATGAGTCACGCCGTCTTACCTGGTGTTGCACTGTCATTTTTAATCCATATTCCGATGTTTATCGGTGCACTCGTTACAGGGATGTTAAGCAGTATCATCATTGGTTATATTTCTGATACTTCAAAAACGAAAAAAGATGCTGCCATTGGGATTACTTTCACTACTTTTTTAGCGCTGGGCATCGTACTCATCAGTGTCATTCATTCCGCTACAGACTTATATCATATCCTATTTGGAAATATACTCGCGATTACTCAATCTGCATTCTATACAACTCTATTTGTAAGCATGATTGTACTCGCTTTAATATTCATCTTATATCGACCACTCAAAATGTCGACATTCGACCCTATATTTAGTCGCATGAGCGGGCTCAATACGAAAGTCATCCATTATTTTATGATGTTACTCTTGGCCCTCGTTATTGTTGCCAGTGTCCAAACGGTCGGCGTTATTTTAGTTGTCGCATTACTCATTACACCTGCGTCTACAGCTTTTTTGATTGCGAAAAAACTATCAACGATGATGCTCATTTCGAGCATTTTCAGTGTTATCAGTTCGACTCTAGGTATCTATATCAGTTTCAAGCTCAATTTACCGAGTGGTGCAGTCATCGTACTGATCTCAGCCGTATTGTATGCCTTGACATTTAGCATTATCAAACTCAAATCCAAATTACATAAAGGAGTTATTCAAACATCATGA
- a CDS encoding metal ABC transporter ATP-binding protein, producing MLSVENLNLHLGNKHVLKDVTLRLPFNGEMIGIMGPNGSGKSSLIKSIIGELPAKGKVSLNAQPVAQHLTDITYIPQKSVLDLDFPINVQDLVLTGCYQEIGWFRRVPSAIRSKRDALLKELELYDLRKRQLHALSGGQLQRVFIARALMSDSLVYLLDEPFVGIDFKSEHIIFDKLNQLKQQGKLILIVHHDLATAAHYFDRILLLNQSVAFFGPSSEALQPENIESVFLSHYHPNRIQDTRSHRKEQTQHVVRSTPF from the coding sequence ATGTTATCTGTAGAAAATCTAAACTTACATTTAGGTAACAAACATGTCCTTAAAGATGTGACATTGCGTTTACCTTTTAATGGTGAAATGATTGGGATTATGGGACCGAATGGTAGTGGAAAGTCATCGCTCATCAAATCCATTATTGGCGAATTGCCCGCTAAAGGAAAGGTTTCATTGAATGCTCAACCTGTCGCCCAGCACCTTACAGACATCACTTACATTCCACAAAAGTCAGTATTAGACCTTGATTTTCCTATAAATGTACAAGATCTCGTATTAACGGGGTGTTATCAAGAAATCGGTTGGTTTCGCCGCGTTCCTTCAGCAATTCGTTCAAAAAGAGATGCACTCTTAAAAGAACTCGAATTATATGATTTGCGCAAACGACAACTTCATGCATTGAGTGGTGGACAGTTGCAACGTGTATTCATCGCACGTGCGCTGATGTCCGATAGTTTGGTATACCTTCTCGATGAACCCTTTGTCGGTATTGATTTTAAAAGTGAACACATTATATTTGATAAATTAAATCAGTTGAAGCAACAAGGCAAATTGATTTTAATCGTGCATCATGACCTTGCAACAGCGGCACACTATTTTGACCGCATTTTGCTCTTAAATCAATCTGTTGCTTTCTTCGGACCTAGCTCTGAAGCATTACAACCTGAAAATATCGAATCTGTGTTTTTAAGTCATTATCACCCAAATCGAATACAAGATACACGATCTCATAGAAAGGAGCAGACGCAACATGTCGTTCGTTCAACACCTTTTTGA
- a CDS encoding metal-dependent transcriptional regulator: MLTEEKEDYLKAILTHDGINTYVSNKTLSLFLNIKPPSVSEMVGRLEKEGYVITKPYKGVKLSEVGLTYTLDVIKRHRLIELFLIEVLNYTWEEVHVEAEVLEHRVSKLFIERLDALLNYPKTCPHGGVIPRNHEYEEIYKLPLLSFEAGDMVTIRRVRDRSELLVFLSSKALSIGDKVRLIEKDDINQLLKLDNKGEKVVLSYQNAEVIFGEKVESE; the protein is encoded by the coding sequence ATGTTAACTGAGGAAAAAGAGGATTATCTCAAAGCAATTTTAACTCACGATGGCATAAATACTTATGTTTCCAATAAAACATTGTCACTCTTTTTGAATATAAAGCCACCTTCAGTAAGTGAAATGGTAGGACGATTAGAAAAAGAAGGTTATGTGATTACGAAACCATATAAAGGTGTGAAGTTATCCGAAGTAGGATTAACCTATACATTAGATGTGATTAAGCGCCATCGACTCATTGAATTGTTTTTAATTGAAGTTTTAAATTACACATGGGAAGAAGTGCACGTTGAAGCTGAAGTGTTAGAACATCGTGTTTCAAAATTGTTCATAGAGCGGTTAGACGCGTTGCTCAACTACCCTAAGACTTGTCCTCATGGCGGTGTTATACCAAGAAACCATGAATATGAGGAGATATATAAGTTACCGCTTCTCTCGTTTGAAGCAGGGGATATGGTAACAATTCGGCGCGTTAGAGATCGTTCTGAATTGCTCGTTTTCTTATCTAGTAAGGCATTATCCATTGGTGACAAGGTGCGCTTAATTGAAAAAGATGATATCAATCAATTATTAAAGTTAGACAACAAAGGAGAAAAAGTCGTACTCAGTTATCAAAATGCCGAAGTGATATTTGGTGAAAAAGTCGAGTCTGAGTAA
- a CDS encoding FecCD family ABC transporter permease, which translates to MKNLQNHAYIPLFFATFTLILVFLLSLMLGSSYISMIDLLTYIRYPSQSIHQFTIEVLRLPRVTLALLAGATIGISGFLLQNVLKNPIASPDLIGVTGGASLGAVIFIAMFSHLSIHLLPAFAIAGGMTTMLALMLFQFKGHIRPSTLIIIGIALQTLLISLTQGVLLTTKQLSASKAYTWLVGSLYGATFQESIILFGVFIALTPLLYIILPRMKIAALNDSVAVGLGLHLRQTQYLQLVTATLLVSVAVSFIGNIGFVGLIAPHIAKTCIKSNALKQCIMTALVGAISIMIADLIGRTLFLPKEIPAGVFVAAFGAPFFIYLLLTVKKWS; encoded by the coding sequence ATGAAAAATTTACAAAATCACGCTTATATTCCATTGTTTTTTGCAACATTCACTCTGATACTCGTATTCTTGTTAAGTTTAATGCTGGGTTCAAGCTACATCAGTATGATCGATCTCTTGACTTATATACGTTATCCAAGCCAGAGTATCCACCAATTTACGATTGAGGTGCTTCGACTTCCTCGTGTAACACTCGCTCTCCTAGCCGGAGCAACAATAGGTATCAGTGGTTTTCTCTTACAAAATGTATTAAAAAACCCTATTGCTTCACCGGATTTAATCGGCGTCACAGGCGGGGCGAGTTTAGGTGCGGTCATTTTTATTGCCATGTTCAGCCATCTGAGCATCCATTTACTCCCCGCTTTCGCTATCGCAGGAGGGATGACCACCATGTTGGCTTTAATGTTATTTCAATTCAAAGGGCACATCCGTCCATCCACCTTAATCATTATCGGTATTGCCCTACAAACGTTACTCATCTCATTAACACAAGGCGTCTTATTAACGACAAAGCAACTATCCGCTTCCAAAGCATATACATGGCTTGTTGGAAGTTTATACGGTGCGACATTCCAAGAAAGCATCATTTTATTTGGGGTGTTCATTGCACTCACCCCTTTGCTCTATATCATCTTACCACGGATGAAAATCGCTGCATTAAACGATTCAGTCGCGGTTGGACTTGGGTTACACTTACGACAAACACAGTACTTACAGCTAGTGACTGCAACCCTACTTGTCTCTGTTGCAGTCAGCTTCATCGGTAATATTGGGTTTGTTGGGTTGATTGCGCCTCATATTGCTAAAACATGTATTAAAAGCAATGCATTAAAACAATGCATCATGACTGCATTAGTAGGTGCAATCTCTATCATGATTGCCGATTTGATAGGTCGTACGTTATTTTTACCTAAAGAAATCCCAGCAGGTGTCTTTGTTGCTGCCTTTGGTGCGCCTTTCTTTATTTACTTATTGCTCACTGTCAAAAAATGGTCATAA
- a CDS encoding FecCD family ABC transporter permease: MSFKPIYHMIIAGLCLIVVTLLSLMIGPTLVSLPQLIQAFFHFDARNDIHTLVIDSRVSRTLIALLTGAALSVSGLLMQVLTRNAVASPGLFGVNAGAIFFVIFCVTWVRIQSFSTLIVIAIAGALFVTLLVVALGMFKQTRFSPQRVILAGASISMLFTAFTQGMLIMNETQLQGLLFWLGGSVSLRNIWEVPWIIVLIGILLLLAFLMASHINILMTSDDIAAGLGQNVQLTKWILIALISALAGSSVALAGSILFVGLIIPNIAKRLLPPRYQLLIPYSALLGACLMIGSDIVARLIIQPLELPVGIMTGVLGAIVLIYMMKKEVYHV; encoded by the coding sequence ATGTCATTTAAACCGATATATCATATGATTATTGCAGGTTTATGTCTTATCGTTGTAACCCTACTCAGCTTAATGATTGGACCAACGCTTGTATCACTACCACAGTTGATACAGGCGTTCTTCCACTTTGATGCTCGAAACGATATACATACTCTTGTCATAGATTCACGTGTCTCACGTACATTGATTGCTTTATTAACCGGTGCAGCGCTTAGTGTTTCTGGATTATTAATGCAAGTCCTCACACGAAATGCTGTTGCATCTCCCGGACTCTTTGGTGTCAATGCCGGTGCAATATTTTTCGTTATCTTTTGCGTGACATGGGTGCGCATCCAATCTTTTTCAACACTCATCGTCATCGCCATCGCTGGTGCACTGTTTGTCACATTACTCGTCGTCGCTTTAGGCATGTTTAAACAAACACGTTTTTCGCCACAACGCGTCATCCTTGCAGGTGCTTCCATTTCAATGTTGTTCACAGCTTTTACGCAAGGCATGTTAATCATGAATGAAACACAATTACAAGGCTTACTTTTTTGGTTGGGTGGATCGGTGTCATTACGCAATATTTGGGAGGTCCCTTGGATTATTGTATTGATTGGTATACTTCTACTCTTAGCTTTTCTGATGGCATCACACATTAATATTTTAATGACGAGTGATGATATCGCTGCCGGATTAGGTCAAAATGTTCAGCTTACAAAATGGATATTAATTGCGCTCATTAGTGCTTTAGCAGGGAGTTCAGTTGCGCTTGCAGGCTCGATTTTATTTGTCGGTTTAATTATCCCTAATATCGCTAAACGACTGCTGCCCCCACGCTATCAACTATTAATTCCATACTCCGCATTACTCGGTGCTTGCTTAATGATCGGTTCAGATATCGTGGCACGCCTCATTATTCAGCCATTAGAATTACCCGTAGGCATTATGACTGGGGTGTTGGGTGCTATCGTCCTTATTTATATGATGAAAAAGGAAGTTTATCACGTATGA
- a CDS encoding ABC transporter substrate-binding protein, whose amino-acid sequence MKKILKLLVFPLILILVLSACGNTNKKTSEEKGSQTTTIKHAMGTTEIKGHPQRIVTLYQGATDVAVSLGVSPVGAVESWTQKPKYDYIKDHLKDTQIVGQEPAPNLEEIAKLKPDLIVASKVRNEKVYDQLSKIAPTISQETVYQFKDTTQMLGKALGKEKEADALLQKYEDKVKTFQKDAQAKYGEAWPITASVVNFRADQTRLYAGGYAGEILHDLGFKRPEAQQKEVDKGKDIIPLTSKESIPLINADQIFIFQSDPNAKDAQLIQKNEQEWTSSPQWKNLDAVKKGHVANGIDEVTWNLAGGYQSSLQVIDDLYEKLDIKKN is encoded by the coding sequence ATGAAGAAAATTTTAAAATTGCTTGTATTTCCATTAATTCTTATTCTCGTCTTATCCGCATGTGGAAATACGAATAAAAAAACCAGTGAGGAAAAAGGAAGTCAGACCACGACAATTAAGCATGCAATGGGAACGACTGAGATTAAAGGACATCCTCAAAGAATCGTTACGTTATATCAAGGCGCGACAGACGTTGCTGTTTCATTAGGTGTTAGCCCTGTCGGTGCAGTGGAATCATGGACACAAAAACCAAAATACGATTACATCAAAGATCATTTAAAAGACACACAAATCGTCGGTCAAGAACCTGCACCTAACTTAGAAGAAATTGCAAAACTGAAACCTGATTTAATCGTTGCTTCTAAAGTAAGAAATGAAAAAGTTTATGATCAGCTGTCTAAAATTGCACCGACAATTTCACAAGAGACGGTATATCAATTTAAAGATACAACTCAAATGTTAGGGAAAGCGTTAGGAAAAGAGAAAGAAGCCGATGCGCTGCTGCAAAAATATGAGGACAAAGTTAAAACTTTCCAAAAAGATGCACAGGCGAAATATGGAGAAGCTTGGCCGATTACGGCATCCGTTGTAAACTTCCGTGCAGACCAAACACGCCTCTATGCTGGAGGCTACGCTGGGGAAATCCTTCATGACTTAGGATTCAAACGTCCAGAAGCTCAACAAAAAGAGGTGGATAAAGGAAAAGATATTATTCCGCTCACATCAAAAGAAAGCATACCTTTGATTAATGCAGATCAAATTTTCATTTTCCAATCTGATCCAAATGCTAAAGACGCACAGCTCATTCAGAAAAATGAGCAAGAATGGACTTCAAGCCCACAGTGGAAAAATTTAGATGCAGTTAAAAAAGGCCATGTCGCCAATGGGATTGATGAAGTGACATGGAATTTAGCGGGAGGCTATCAATCATCACTTCAAGTCATAGATGACCTGTATGAAAAATTAGATATTAAAAAGAATTAA
- the sbnA gene encoding 2,3-diaminopropionate biosynthesis protein SbnA, producing the protein MNQKEPIYDSLLSCIGETPIVRLARLFPNHDVLAKLEYMNPGGSMKDRPAQFIIERGFETGEITSKTHLIESTSGNLGIALAMIAKIKGLKLTCVVDPKISPTNLKMIQSYGANVDMVDTPDEHGGYLMTRIQRVQSLLEETEHGYWINQYANDLNWQAHYYGAGTEIVNTVQRPIDYFVAPVSTTGSIMGISRKIKAHHPHAKVIAVDAKGSIIFGDTPCDRALPGIGASRVPEILDATEIDEVIHMSDYQSVVGCRRLLDEEGIFAGGSTGAIISAIQQLTEHVTPGATIVTILPDRGDRYLDLVYSEDWIAQLTQS; encoded by the coding sequence GTGAATCAAAAAGAACCGATTTACGATTCGCTACTTTCATGTATTGGGGAAACACCGATTGTGCGATTGGCACGCTTGTTTCCAAATCATGATGTGTTAGCCAAGTTGGAATATATGAATCCGGGTGGGAGTATGAAGGACCGACCGGCACAATTTATTATAGAACGTGGGTTTGAAACGGGTGAAATTACATCTAAAACCCATTTGATTGAAAGTACGTCGGGCAATTTAGGGATCGCGCTTGCGATGATAGCCAAAATTAAAGGACTAAAGCTCACATGTGTAGTGGACCCTAAAATCTCACCGACGAATTTAAAAATGATTCAGAGTTACGGTGCAAATGTCGATATGGTAGATACGCCTGATGAACATGGTGGGTATTTGATGACACGCATTCAACGTGTGCAATCATTGTTAGAAGAAACTGAACATGGCTATTGGATTAATCAATATGCAAATGATCTGAATTGGCAAGCGCATTATTACGGTGCAGGGACGGAAATTGTCAACACTGTACAACGCCCTATAGATTATTTTGTTGCTCCTGTGAGTACAACAGGCAGTATTATGGGCATCAGTCGTAAGATCAAAGCCCATCATCCGCATGCAAAAGTTATAGCTGTAGATGCAAAAGGGTCCATTATTTTTGGTGATACACCGTGCGACAGAGCACTCCCTGGAATCGGGGCCAGTCGTGTGCCGGAAATTTTAGATGCGACTGAGATTGATGAAGTCATTCATATGAGCGACTATCAATCTGTGGTAGGTTGTCGCCGATTGTTAGATGAGGAAGGGATATTTGCTGGAGGCTCAACAGGTGCAATCATCAGTGCCATTCAGCAATTAACGGAACATGTGACACCCGGTGCGACGATCGTGACGATTTTACCGGACCGAGGTGACCGCTACTTAGATTTAGTGTATTCAGAAGATTGGATTGCACAGTTAACACAATCATAA
- the sbnB gene encoding 2,3-diaminopropionate biosynthesis protein SbnB, producing MDKTLLYLNRSDIEKAGGAQSHIYMEALTEALTAHAHQDFVQPLKPYLRQDAENGHIADRIIAMPSYVGGAHPISGIKWIGSKHDNPSKRDIERASGVIILNDPETHYPIAVMEASLISSMRTAAVSAIAARYLAKENFENLTIIGCGLIGEKQLQTMLEQFDHIQCVYLYDQFEAASKKMIEKWQKHRPDVTWIQASTAREAVSHGDVVIPCTVTDQPYIAYDWLRPGTFISNISIMDVEKEVFVKADKVVVDDWSQCNREKKTIHQLVEEGRFSKARLHAELGQLVTGEKVGREHEDEIILLNPMGMAIEDIASAYLIYQRAQAENLGTTLSLY from the coding sequence ATGGATAAAACTTTATTGTATTTAAATCGTTCGGATATTGAGAAAGCTGGAGGTGCACAGTCACATATTTATATGGAGGCATTGACCGAAGCTTTGACTGCACATGCACATCAAGATTTTGTACAACCTTTAAAGCCATATTTACGACAAGATGCAGAAAATGGTCATATTGCGGATCGGATTATTGCGATGCCGAGTTATGTTGGAGGTGCACATCCGATTTCTGGGATCAAGTGGATTGGTAGCAAGCATGATAATCCATCTAAAAGGGACATTGAACGGGCGAGTGGGGTCATTATTTTAAATGATCCAGAGACGCATTATCCCATTGCGGTCATGGAAGCAAGTTTGATAAGTAGTATGAGGACAGCGGCAGTATCAGCGATTGCGGCACGTTACTTAGCGAAAGAAAACTTTGAAAATCTGACTATTATTGGTTGTGGTTTGATTGGTGAGAAGCAGTTACAGACGATGTTAGAGCAATTTGATCATATTCAGTGTGTCTATTTGTATGATCAGTTCGAAGCAGCATCGAAGAAAATGATAGAAAAATGGCAGAAACATCGCCCTGACGTGACGTGGATACAAGCATCAACCGCACGAGAAGCTGTGTCACATGGTGATGTTGTGATTCCGTGTACGGTAACAGACCAACCTTATATTGCATATGACTGGTTGCGTCCAGGGACATTCATTAGCAATATTTCGATTATGGATGTTGAAAAAGAGGTGTTTGTTAAAGCGGATAAAGTCGTAGTCGATGATTGGTCTCAGTGTAATAGAGAGAAGAAAACCATTCATCAGCTTGTTGAAGAAGGACGCTTTAGCAAGGCGCGACTCCATGCCGAACTCGGACAATTGGTCACAGGTGAAAAAGTCGGCCGTGAACATGAAGATGAAATCATTTTATTGAATCCTATGGGAATGGCGATTGAAGATATCGCTAGTGCATATTTGATTTATCAACGTGCGCAAGCTGAAAATCTAGGTACAACTTTAAGTCTTTATTAG
- the sbnC gene encoding staphyloferrin B biosynthesis protein SbnC yields the protein MSTYEESFKQRAHRHILKDLVDALIFEDIGGIVSASQSMRLGQQCYLRYEKQDTVLLIPVYQSGLNMYRFNGDAVECVEAEVCRPLQAVAFWQQFITMNADIATEWEHQRVTAGLAVAIEQLTDQYVHFSPSEDTFIYSEQLASLKDRPFHPLAKEKRGLTPEDYQCYQSEYYRPFAVRTVAVKKTHVLHSATATTQCYETFWGTALEESRQVLSARGYDAEAYLIFPVHPWQYAHVIPQQFESEIEQGIVVLLDMHVGAYVSSSSMRTLLPTEPSMVHLKVPFSMQSLGALRLTPTRYMKNGEAGEGLLREITARDTLLHESVQLCDETVWWSFINEKRDIFQDQSGHLTMQFRYYPESMADNTIVVSMAALAAHDRGLYQRILGTPEPTTSQLLHLFEQLSLQFLKMALGFIKYGVLPEIHGQNVLVSFRDGQVTHFILRDHDTVRIFPKWLEKNGLEQPKYIVRKDTPNTLLNKAIERFFAYFQTLAVSVNLYAIVDALVDVFNISEMTLMTLVRQKMHNAIGDIDWLPGQYEEVVRIIFQQETWPFKRILLPLLYQRSDGGGSMPSSLSRVPNPMKVTHDSTTHLAT from the coding sequence ATGTCTACCTATGAGGAGTCCTTTAAACAACGTGCACATCGCCACATCCTTAAAGATCTTGTCGATGCACTGATATTTGAAGATATCGGAGGGATAGTCAGCGCAAGTCAGTCCATGCGCCTAGGTCAGCAATGTTATTTACGATATGAGAAACAAGATACCGTGTTGCTTATTCCAGTCTATCAAAGCGGTTTGAATATGTATCGATTTAATGGAGATGCTGTTGAATGTGTTGAAGCGGAAGTTTGTCGTCCACTGCAAGCGGTCGCTTTCTGGCAGCAGTTTATTACGATGAATGCAGATATTGCAACAGAATGGGAACATCAGCGTGTGACTGCAGGGTTGGCAGTAGCTATTGAGCAACTGACAGATCAGTATGTTCATTTCTCTCCATCTGAGGATACATTTATTTATTCCGAACAATTGGCCAGTTTAAAAGATCGTCCTTTTCATCCTTTAGCGAAAGAAAAAAGAGGTCTGACACCTGAAGATTATCAGTGCTACCAATCCGAATATTATCGACCATTTGCAGTTAGAACAGTTGCAGTGAAGAAGACACATGTCTTGCACAGTGCGACAGCGACAACGCAATGCTATGAAACGTTTTGGGGTACTGCTTTGGAAGAAAGTCGCCAAGTTTTAAGTGCAAGGGGTTATGATGCTGAGGCCTATCTGATTTTTCCAGTTCATCCATGGCAATATGCACATGTCATCCCACAACAATTCGAATCAGAGATTGAACAAGGTATCGTCGTTTTACTCGATATGCATGTTGGCGCATATGTCTCGTCTTCATCAATGCGTACGTTGTTACCGACTGAACCATCGATGGTGCATTTAAAAGTACCATTTTCAATGCAATCATTAGGCGCATTACGCTTAACACCTACACGATATATGAAAAATGGTGAAGCTGGAGAGGGGTTATTACGTGAAATTACAGCGCGTGACACATTACTTCATGAAAGTGTTCAACTTTGCGACGAAACAGTATGGTGGTCATTTATCAATGAAAAACGTGATATTTTTCAAGATCAATCCGGTCACTTAACGATGCAGTTCAGATATTACCCTGAAAGCATGGCGGATAACACAATCGTGGTATCAATGGCTGCACTTGCTGCGCATGACCGAGGATTATATCAACGTATTTTAGGAACACCAGAACCTACGACATCACAGTTGCTGCACTTATTTGAACAGCTCAGCTTACAATTTTTGAAGATGGCTTTAGGTTTTATCAAATATGGTGTGTTACCTGAAATACACGGTCAAAATGTCTTAGTTTCTTTTCGAGATGGGCAGGTGACACATTTCATTCTTAGAGATCACGATACGGTTCGCATATTTCCAAAATGGCTAGAGAAAAACGGGTTAGAACAACCGAAATATATTGTGCGAAAAGATACCCCTAATACGTTATTGAACAAAGCAATAGAAAGGTTCTTCGCATATTTCCAAACGTTAGCAGTGAGTGTCAATTTGTACGCAATTGTTGATGCACTCGTGGACGTTTTTAACATATCGGAAATGACCTTAATGACGTTAGTGAGACAAAAAATGCACAATGCGATTGGAGATATAGATTGGTTGCCAGGGCAGTATGAGGAAGTCGTACGAATCATTTTTCAACAAGAAACATGGCCGTTTAAACGGATCTTGTTGCCGCTTCTGTATCAACGGAGCGACGGAGGAGGAAGCATGCCTTCTAGCTTAAGCCGTGTACCGAATCCGATGAAGGTGACACATGACAGCACAACGCATTTGGCAACGTAA
- a CDS encoding MFS transporter — translation MTAQRIWQRNFRMLWFGQLIAIAGLTVLVPLLPIYIASLKKLNIVEIQLWSGLAIAAPALTTMMVAPLWGKLADRISRKWMVIRALFGLAICLLLMAFCQTPFQFILVRLLQGAFGGVVEASSAFASSEAPEVQRGTVLGKLQSAVSAGALIGPFIGGLLATIVGFQTLLLMIAGLTITMCVLAVFYLTETQSQFDVPQQKRQKSVRHSMKCLLCTPLTCRFIIVGMLANFAMYGMLTALAPLTSHVNHTSIDHRAAVGLIQSAFWGASMISAPLWGYFNDKAYVKNVYMIASVLCGMSVIWQGLASDLWMLGLARIFQGLTYSALIQSVMFVVVNASHQQLKGTFVGTTHSFLVVGQMIGSLSGAWVTSHTSPASTFIMMGVTFILSSAVLWTSQIKNQKINPIFKDFWEVNERRAKY, via the coding sequence ATGACAGCACAACGCATTTGGCAACGTAATTTTCGAATGCTATGGTTCGGTCAATTGATCGCCATTGCAGGGCTGACGGTTTTAGTCCCATTATTGCCAATCTATATCGCGTCACTAAAAAAACTGAATATTGTTGAAATTCAATTGTGGAGTGGTCTCGCCATTGCTGCTCCAGCGTTGACAACGATGATGGTGGCGCCTTTATGGGGAAAACTTGCGGATCGCATTAGCCGTAAGTGGATGGTGATTCGTGCATTATTTGGTTTAGCCATTTGTTTACTGCTGATGGCTTTCTGTCAAACGCCGTTTCAATTCATTCTTGTCCGATTACTGCAAGGCGCCTTTGGGGGTGTCGTTGAAGCATCGAGTGCTTTTGCGAGTAGTGAAGCCCCTGAAGTGCAACGCGGGACAGTGCTTGGGAAACTACAAAGTGCAGTCAGTGCGGGTGCACTAATCGGTCCGTTTATTGGAGGACTGCTCGCTACAATTGTTGGTTTTCAAACGTTGCTCTTGATGATTGCGGGGTTAACAATAACGATGTGTGTGCTTGCTGTTTTTTATTTAACAGAGACACAATCACAGTTTGATGTCCCACAACAAAAGAGACAAAAAAGTGTACGTCATTCGATGAAATGTTTGCTATGCACCCCCTTGACTTGTCGCTTTATTATTGTGGGTATGCTTGCAAATTTTGCAATGTATGGCATGCTCACTGCACTCGCACCCCTGACCTCACATGTCAATCACACATCGATTGATCATCGCGCGGCAGTGGGATTGATCCAGTCCGCTTTTTGGGGTGCTTCTATGATCAGTGCACCTTTATGGGGCTATTTTAATGATAAAGCGTACGTAAAAAATGTGTATATGATTGCTAGCGTGTTATGTGGCATGAGCGTCATTTGGCAAGGTTTGGCATCGGATTTGTGGATGCTCGGTTTGGCGCGTATTTTCCAAGGTTTGACATACAGTGCATTAATTCAAAGTGTCATGTTCGTCGTCGTCAACGCAAGTCATCAGCAACTTAAAGGGACATTTGTTGGAACGACACACAGTTTTTTAGTCGTTGGGCAAATGATCGGAAGTTTGAGTGGGGCATGGGTAACGAGCCATACGTCACCAGCAAGCACATTTATCATGATGGGAGTGACCTTTATTTTGAGCAGTGCCGTATTATGGACATCACAGATTAAAAATCAAAAAATAAATCCGATATTCAAGGATTTTTGGGAGGTTAATGAACGTCGTGCAAAATATTAA